The Bacillus sp. B-jedd sequence AAAAAGCGCTGCTTGAAATATACGAGAGGCTTCGCCCAGGCGAACCGCCGACTGTAGAAAACGCAAAGAGCCTGCTAGTTTCCCGGTTTTTTGACCCTAAGCGCTATGATCTTGCGAGCGTAGGACGCTATAAGATCAATAAGAAGCTTCATATTAAAAACCGTTTATTTGGCCAGCGTTTAGCGGAAGCCCTAGTGGACCCTGAGACAGGGGAAATCATTGCGGAAGCAGGAACGCTTCTCGACAGGCGGAATTTAGATAAGATCATTCCGGCGCTTGAGAAAAACATCAATATGCACAGTTACACACCAGGCGGCACTGTCGTCGAAGGGGATGTCGTCCTTCAGGGAATCAAGATTTTCGCTCCTTCCGATGACAATGAGAAAGTGATCAATGTACTGAGCAACGCGTATGTGCCGGAACAAATTAAAAACATTACGCCAGCCGATATTATTTCTTCCATCAGTTATTTCTTTAACCTCCTCCATGGAGTGGGAGACACTGATGATATCGACCACCTTGGAAACCGCCGCCTTCGTTCTGTAGGGGAATTGTTGCAAAACCAATTCCGTATCGGGCTTTCCAGGATGGAAAGGGTTGTCCGTGAAAGAATGTCCATCCAGGATACAGCAACGATCACTCCGCAGCAGCTGATCAACATCCGTCCGGTTATTGCTTCTATTAAGGAGTTCTTTGGAAGTTCGCAGCTTTCCCAGTTCATGGACCAGACCAATCCTCTGGCAGAGCTGACGCATAAGCGACGTCTTTCAGCGTTGGGGCCAGGCGGTTTGACTCGTGAACGCGCTGGTTTCGAAGTCCGTGACGTTCACTACTCCCATTATGGGCGCATGTGTCCGATCGAGACGCCGGAAGGACCGAACATCGGTTTGATCAACTCGCTTTCTTCTTTTGCAAAAGTGAACCGGTTTGGCTTTATTGAAACACCTTACCGCCGGGTAGATCCGGAAACAGGAAAAGTTACCAACCGGATTGATTATCTGACCGCAGATGAAGAGGATTTATATGTTGTTGCCCAGGCGAATGCGCGCCTTGGTGATGACGGGACATTCCTTGACCCTGATATTGTCGCTCGTTTCAAGGGTGAAAACACAGTGGTTCCGCGGGAACGCATTGATTATATGGATGTTTCGCCGAAGCAGGTTGTATCAGCTGCGACAGCATGCATTCCGTTCCTGGAAAACGACGACTCCAACCGCGCCCTTATGGGAGCGAACATGCAGCGTCAGGCAGTTCCGCTCATGCAGCCTCAAGCCCCGATTGTCGGGACTGGGATGGAGCACGTTTCCGCAAAGGATTCGGGAGCGGCTGTCATCTGCAAGCATGAAGGAATCGTCGAACATGTGGAAGCCCGCGAAGTCTGGGTTCGACGTGTGAAGGAAATCGACGGCCAGGAAGTAAAAGGCGACCTGGATAAATATCGTATGTTGAAGTTTATCCGTTCCAATCAGGGAACCTGCTATAACCAGCGACCAATTGTTTCTGTAGGCGACAGGGTCACAAAAGGAGAAATCCTTTCTGACGGGCCGTCAATGGAAAAAGGCGAACTGGCACTTGGCCGGAACGTACTTGTCGCATTCCTGAACTGGGATGGCTACAACTATGAGGATGCCATCATCATGAGCGAACGCCTCGTGAAAGATGATGTATACACCTCAATCCATATTGAAGAGTATGAGTCCGAATCCCGGGATACAAAGCTGGGACCGGAAGAAATAACACGCGATATTCCGAACGTTGGGGAAGATGCGCTCCGCAACCTTGATGAGCGGGGAATCATCCGAACTGGCGCAGAGGTGAAGGACGGAGACCTTCTGGTTGGTAAAGTTACGCCTAAAGGGGTGACCGAACTGACTGCTGAGGAACGCCTGCTTCATGCGATTTTCGGTGAAAAGGCTCGTGAAGTAAGGGATACGTCACTTCGTGTTCCTCACGGCGGCGGCGGGATCGTCCTTGATGTAAAAGTCTTCAACCGGGAAGATGGCGATGAACTTCCTCCGGGAGTGAATCAGCTTGTCCGCGTTTATATTGTTCAGAAGCGTAAGATTTCTGAAGGCGATAAGATGGCAGGACGCCATGGTAACAAAGGTGTTATCTCGCGCATCCTTCCTGAAGAAGATATGCCATATTTGCCAGATGGCACTCCGGTTGATATCATGCTTAACCCGCTTGGCGTTCCATCCCGTATGAATATCGGGCAGGTGCTTGAACTGCACTTGGGAATGGCAGCGAGGGCGCTTGGCATCCATGTCGCTTCCCCAGTATTCGATGGAGCGACAGAGGAAGACGTTTGGGATACGATCGAGGAAGCGGGAATGGCGCGTGATGCGAAGACCGTCCTTTACGATGGCCGCACAGGCGAACCGTTTGACAATCGTATTTCTGTCGGGGTCATGTACATGATCAAGCTTGCCCACATGGTTGATGACAAGTTGCATGCCCGTTCGACTGGTCCATACTCGCTTGTTACCCAGCAGCCGCTCGGCGGAAAAGCCCAGTTCGGCGGACAGCGTTTCG is a genomic window containing:
- the rpoB gene encoding DNA-directed RNA polymerase subunit beta — its product is MTGQLVQYGRHRQRRSYARISEVLELPNLIEIQTSSYQWFLDEGLREMFQDISPIEDFTGNLSLEFIDYSLGDPKYSVEESKERDVTFSAPLRVKVRLLNKETGEVKDQDVFMGDFPLMTETGTFVINGAERVIVSQLVRSPSVYYSGKVDKNGKRGFTATVIPNRGAWLEYETDAKDVVYVRIDRTRKLPVTVLLRALGFGSDQEIIELIGDNEYLRNTLEKDNTDSIEKALLEIYERLRPGEPPTVENAKSLLVSRFFDPKRYDLASVGRYKINKKLHIKNRLFGQRLAEALVDPETGEIIAEAGTLLDRRNLDKIIPALEKNINMHSYTPGGTVVEGDVVLQGIKIFAPSDDNEKVINVLSNAYVPEQIKNITPADIISSISYFFNLLHGVGDTDDIDHLGNRRLRSVGELLQNQFRIGLSRMERVVRERMSIQDTATITPQQLINIRPVIASIKEFFGSSQLSQFMDQTNPLAELTHKRRLSALGPGGLTRERAGFEVRDVHYSHYGRMCPIETPEGPNIGLINSLSSFAKVNRFGFIETPYRRVDPETGKVTNRIDYLTADEEDLYVVAQANARLGDDGTFLDPDIVARFKGENTVVPRERIDYMDVSPKQVVSAATACIPFLENDDSNRALMGANMQRQAVPLMQPQAPIVGTGMEHVSAKDSGAAVICKHEGIVEHVEAREVWVRRVKEIDGQEVKGDLDKYRMLKFIRSNQGTCYNQRPIVSVGDRVTKGEILSDGPSMEKGELALGRNVLVAFLNWDGYNYEDAIIMSERLVKDDVYTSIHIEEYESESRDTKLGPEEITRDIPNVGEDALRNLDERGIIRTGAEVKDGDLLVGKVTPKGVTELTAEERLLHAIFGEKAREVRDTSLRVPHGGGGIVLDVKVFNREDGDELPPGVNQLVRVYIVQKRKISEGDKMAGRHGNKGVISRILPEEDMPYLPDGTPVDIMLNPLGVPSRMNIGQVLELHLGMAARALGIHVASPVFDGATEEDVWDTIEEAGMARDAKTVLYDGRTGEPFDNRISVGVMYMIKLAHMVDDKLHARSTGPYSLVTQQPLGGKAQFGGQRFGEMEVWALEAYGAAYTLQEILTVKSDDVVGRVKTYEAIVKGENVPEPGVPESFKVLIKELQSLGLDVKILSGDEEEIEMRDLEDDDDMQQVDTLTIAPESQSFESEKVGSKE